A window from Mya arenaria isolate MELC-2E11 chromosome 9, ASM2691426v1 encodes these proteins:
- the LOC128246314 gene encoding leucine-rich repeat and death domain-containing protein 1-like — MINLYNNFIAFVPPNAFAAIQSAHPTSVQIYLDSNLIEHVDPDAFSGIEDTLGYLDLSGNRLTTLPSALVKLTNLDSLFIYDNLFKTFDASIMSHLGQSITDLEFSLDNFTTWPQELQYLQKLKSTYIYGLEHLIPIPPNAFQGLESTLKQLYVDDLYPVPESLFSLRNLEYLSFSWYTGEHRYFEFGNYTKTLPSLTTLYFNRLYLPTLPDVFRYFPTIEHLYVYDAELVDIPENTMPINSNLKVLSLTGNNLTSIPRALSNLHSLRELDLSGNRIFALGSSDLKSMDNLRKLNLGSMLTRIDDTAFMHAPNIEELSYGGPIGIPRAVMTLLNLKHLDLIYINENHPTLCTCQMNYLKGWDVTNITIPYLCPVYQGQPAGYNTEQGRSVQEYILHDLIKC, encoded by the coding sequence ATGATTAACCTGTATAACAACTTTATAGCATTTGTTCCGCCGAACGCATTTGCCGCCATTCAAAGTGCCCACCCAACGTCGGTTCAAATATATTTGGATTCCAATCTGATTGAACACGTCGATCCTGATGCCTTCTCGGGAATTGAGGACACTCTTGGTTATCTTGACCTCTCTGGAAACCGGCTCACTACTTTACCCTCGGCGTTGGTCAAACTGACTAACTTGGACTCATTGTTCATCTatgacaatttgtttaaaacgtTTGATGCTTCAATAATGTCTCATTTAGGCCAATCAATTACCGATCTAGAATTTAGCCTTGACAACTTCACCACATGGCCACAAGAACTCCAATATTTGCAAAAGCTTAAATCTACATACATCTACGGGTTGGAACATTTGATTCCTATCCCTCCCAACGCATTCCAAGGACTGGAAAGTACACTAAAGCAGCTCTACGTCGATGATCTGTACCCAGTTCCAGAGAGTCTATTCTCCCTTCGCAACTTGGAGTACCTAAGTTTTTCTTGGTACACGGGAGAACATCGGTATTTTGAATTTGGCAATTACACAAAAACCCTTCCTTCTCTGACAACCCTATACTTTAATAGACTTTACCTACCTACTCTGCCAGACGTTTTTCGATATTTTCCCACCATAGAACACCTCTATGTCTACGATGCCGAATTGGTTGATATTCCAGAAAATACCATGCCCATAAACAGTAACCTGAAGGTTTTGTCTCTAACAGGCAACAACCTGACGAGCATTCCCAGGGCCTTGTCCAATCTGCATAGCCTTAGAGAGTTAGATTTGAGCGGAAACAGGATATTTGCCCTCGGTTCATCCGATCTGAAAAGTATGGATAACCTCCGAAAACTCAACCTTGGATCAATGCTAACAAGAATAGATGACACGGCTTTTATGCACGCGCCTAACATCGAAGAGCTGTCCTATGGTGGACCAATCGGCATACCACGAGCAGTGATGACGCTGCTCAACTTAAAGCACTTAGACCTGATCTACATCAATGAAAACCATCCCACCCTGTGCACGTGCCAGATGAACTATCTCAAGGGTTGGGATGTCACAAATATCACTATCCCTTATCTATGCCCGGTTTACCAAGGACAACCTGCTGGCTACAATACGGAACAGGGCAGATCAGTTCAGGAGTATATTCTTCATGACCTGATCAAATGCTGA
- the LOC128246315 gene encoding MOXD1 homolog 1-like — protein sequence MWPTGRIIAAFCLLKFSTAYPYFRDKIPNGHIVANPCDKSEIWFGVGHMQRYGNGELDVFGHDFQKLGMEWTKALCRMDSDGDGFTNGEELGDPNCDWVPGGSPLHSQGITHPGVCTYSTGHACAKPGFDLKCDGFQCAAKAGTKELEIMFSETDVPQQPKTYKCQAFALPIGKDYHLAAVTPNISNINHVHHMTCQIELRHTNAPHECTIGDRASCSDPLLVWTIGDLGVCFSNEQAAWRLGKTGYKYVMIETLYYNENLESGVFDASGLTLHYTESLRPNDLGAFYVGQVSLVYIPPGKRSFEVSGVCKGYCIGGELMEEEITIIGGQTQMRHRGKSGKIYIGRTDKTTDVIVEDDDYHYDDPKIHMFETPKTLEYGESLGVNCTYDTTGEYKTVLFGNDVNVNEMCSGYIYYYPKDGLNGYACVVVNNIDSCEMRKDTIAGCEWRNLYNESHPDTMKAMNNVTTKCVVGKCLPECQSVAEYYSKHPCYSGELRDYQLLYAMPSMQDVEMNARQLDFWLRLLSCDSCKENGNSAAMFHHVSGFILLVLACFFYCLACNNASIAVSLSYYVFI from the exons ATGTGGCCAACTGGACGAATCATTGCAGCTTTCTGCTTGCTCAAATTCAGCACGGCATACCCTTACTTTCGGGACAAAATACCAAATGGCCATATAGTAGCAAATCCGTGCGATAAGTCTGAGATATGGTTTGGGGTTGGACATATGCAGAGATATGGAAATGGAGAACTCGATGTATTTGGACATGACTTCCAAAAGCTTGGAATG GAATGGACAAAAGCTCTGTGCAGGATGGATTCTGACGGTGATGGTTTTACAAATGGTGAGGAACTAGGTGATCCGAACTGCGACTGGGTCCCGGGCGGCAGCCCCTTGCACTCACAGGGCATCACACATCCCG GTGTCTGCACTTATTCTACTGGCCACGCATGCGCTAAGCCAGGGTTTGATCTTAAGTGTGATGGGTTTCAATGTGCGGCAAAAGCAG GAACTAAGGAACTCGAAATAATGTTCAGCGAAACTGATGTACCACAGCAGCCCAAGACATACAAGTGTCAGGCATTTGCTCTACCTATAGGCAAAGACTACCACCTTGCGGCGGTCACACCTAACATTAGCAACATCAATCACGTACATCATATGACCT GCCAGATCGAGTTACGACACACAAATGCACCACACGAATGCACGATTGGCGATAGAGCATCTTGTAGTGACCCACTATTGGTGTGGACCATAGGTGACCTCGGCGTTTGCTTCAGCAACGAACAAGCGGCTTGGCGTTTGGGAAAAACTGGATACAAATATGTTATGATagag ACACTTTATTACAACGAAAACCTAGAAAGCGGCGTGTTCGATGCATCCGGTTTGACGTTGCATTATACCGAATCTTTACGACCAAATGACCTTGGAGCCTTCTATGTGGGACAAGTTTCATTGGTTTATATTCCACCAGGAAAGAGAAGTTTTGAAGTCAGCGGGGTGTGTAAGGGATACTGTATCGGAGGAGAGTTAATGGAGGAAGAAATAACTATTATAGGAGGGCAAACGCAAATGCGCCATCGTG GCAAATCTGGCAAAATATATATCGGCAGAACTGACAAAACGACGGATGTTATAGTAGAAGATGACGATTACCACTACGATGACCCTAAAATACATAT gttTGAAACACCAAAGACCCTTGAATACGGAGAATCGTTGGGGGTAAATTGCACATATGATACCACTGGTGAATACAAAACTGTATTGTTTGGTAACGATGTGAACGTGAATGAAATGTGTTCCGGATACATTTACTACTATCCAAAGGACGGATTAAACGGATATG CATGCGTGGTGGTAAACAACATAGACTCCTGTGAAATGCGGAAGGATACCATTGCTGGGTGTGAGTGGCGGAATCTTTATAATGAGTC GCACCCTGACACAATGAAGGCAATGAACAATGTCACTACCAAGTGCGTGGTTGGCAAGTGTCTGCCGGAATGTCAAAGCGTCGCGGAATATTACTCGAAACATCCCTGTTATTCCGGCGAGCTACGGGACTATCAACTATTATATGCAATGCCCAGCATGCAGGATGTTGAAATGAATGCTAGACAACTCGACTTTTGGCTTCGATTGCTTTCATGTGACTCTTGCAAAGAAAACGGCAACAGTGCTGCGATGTTCCATCACGTCAGTGGCTTTATTCTGTTAGTGCtggcttgttttttttattgcttagCATGCAATAATGCTAGCATTGCAGTCAGTCTCTCATACTACGTCTTCATATAG